The Brassica napus cultivar Da-Ae chromosome C7, Da-Ae, whole genome shotgun sequence genome has a segment encoding these proteins:
- the LOC106440079 gene encoding heat stress transcription factor A-7a, with protein sequence MNPFPVQEGDPPLSPPKPVEGLHEIGPPPFLIKTFEIVEDPNTDHIVSWNRGGTSFVVWDLHSFSEFLLPRHFKHSNFSSFVRQLNTYGFRKIEAERWEFANEGFLLGQRHLLKSIKRRASFALSSSSIQDPCIELRKEKQLLLMELVSLRQQQETNKSYIKAMEQRIEGAEKKQRKMMSFLARAMQSPSFLHQLLKQRDMRVKELEDEAAERGRGSSVSELEALALEMQGYGKQKNVKEEEDMVVERELDDGFWEELLSNESLASTSST encoded by the exons ATGAATCCGTTTCCGGTCCAAGAAGGTGATCCACCACTGTCACCACCAAAACCAGTTGAAGGGTTGCACGAAATAGGACCGCCTCCGTTTCTGATCAAGACATTCGAGATTGTGGAGGATCCAAACACGGACCACATCGTGTCTTGGAACAGAGGAGGCACTAGTTTTGTCGTCTGGGATTTGCATTCTTTCTCTGAGTTTCTTCTCCCTCGTCACTTCAAACACAGCAACTTCTCAAGCTTCGTCAGACAACTCAACACTTAC GGTTTTAGAAAGATAGAAGCAGAGAGGTGGGAGTTTGCAAACGAAGGGTTCCTCCTGGGACAAAGACATTTACTGAAGAGCATCAAGAGAAGAGCTTCCTTTGCTTTATCGTCCTCATCGATTCAAGATCCTTGCATAGAGCTTCGTAAGGAGAAGCAGTTGCTGTTGATGGAGCTGGTGAGTCTGAGACAGCAGCAGGAGACCAATAAAAGCTACATCAAAGCAATGGAACAGAGGATTGAAGGAGcagagaagaaacagaggaagatgATGTCGTTCTTGGCTAGAGCGATGCAGAGCCCTTCGTTTCTGCATCAGCTACTTAAGCAGAGAGATATGAGGGTTAAGGAGCTTGAGGATGAGGCAGCGGAGAGAGGAAGAGGCTCTTCGGTGTCGGAGCTGGAAGCTCTGGCTCTAGAGATGCAAGGCTATGGAAAGCAGAAGAATGTCAAGGAAGAAGAGGACATGGTGGTCGAGAGAGAGTTGGACGATGGTTTCTGGGAAGAGTTGCTTAGTAATGAGAGTTTGGCTTCTACCTCTTCTACCTAA